The Amblyomma americanum isolate KBUSLIRL-KWMA chromosome 6, ASM5285725v1, whole genome shotgun sequence genome has a window encoding:
- the LOC144136263 gene encoding glycoprotein antigen BM86-like isoform X3 yields the protein MRAITAVFASCCLLTVEAQQSPGTSSGTFKAEFQGDPDVSAVAPDICSSGGNDACGSVPCELKNGNASYTCRCDKNHFFNATDKRCYHLQSCMVQKCERGRCEDQNGTSPATCRCDQFHDLTEDCKVKDSIMEQCAKNYTVAEINVDNTVSCQCPPHTKLNGSSCQPTACLNATLTCHDVCRLPEQERDERCCQKWDSKHCDKAPEKAAFCEPGFISTDPNSVKCKHICETKHANEVCQNGCNIIEMGKGAYYCKCGPGEELAPDGVNCIDTCTQAKIEECTSLFGKCEIMESLEDCSCQEPLRWLPDQRNCVLEKSHKYAVSFKTATSEKTTVYAEENCLDKEDIVRQAMQVLYGQTLHSVKLQQCSNEYKVRLDFTAPPDKIWLQRIQACENPAGEDGCFFPPSLYVLKDSISEVTEEDLCDPYLREVVRTLGNHHKCEKIGGGEYALKCSESHIAVTSYTQGALHIDLCIERNCDEYCKGPERMCLEGKCVCHLNYFQTTEGTCVPLCSKNPCKNRGVCETSERISYYCRCQPSFTGPNCEIQLQEYIGAQRNVTIVGVLLGVLIVVCLGISAAIIRRMKNKNTSSEHL from the exons GTGATCCCGATGTTTCGGCGGTGGCACCAG atatCTGTTCGTCCGGTGGAAACGATGCTTGCGGCAGTGTTCCGTGTGAACTAAAGAACGGAAACGCTTCGTACACCTGCAGATGCGATAAAAATCACTTTTTCAATGCGACTGATAAGAGGTGTTACC ACCTGCAGTCTTGCATGGTGCAGAAGTGCGAGAGGGGTCGATGTGAAGACCAAAACGGCACATCGCCCGCAACTTGCCGATGCGACCAGTTCCACGATCTCACAGAAGACTGTAAAG TGAAGGACAGCATTATGGAGCAATGTGCGAAGAATTACACTGTTGCGGAGATTAACGTGGACAACACCGTCAGCTGTCAGTGCCCACCCCACACCAAGCTGAACGGCAGCAGCTGCCAGC CCACAGCATGTCTGAACGCTACATTGACTTGCCATGACGTGTGCCGCCTGCCTGAACAGGAAAGAGACGAGCGCTGCTGCCAGAAGTGGGATTCCAAGCACTGTGACA AAGCTCCTGAAAAAGCGGCTTTCTGTGAACCAGGTTTTATCTCCACTGACCCAAACTCCGTCAAATGCAAAC ACATCTGTGAAACAAAACATGCGAACGAAGTCTGCCAGAACGGCTGCAACATTATAGAAATGGGAAAGGGTGCGTACTACTGCAAGTGTGGTCCTGGTGAAGAGTTAGCTCCCGATGGCGTCAACTGCATTG ACACATGCACACAAGCGAAAATTGAGGAATGCACCTCTCTTTTTGGCAAATGCGAAATCATGGAAAGCCTGGAGGATTGTTCGTGTCAAGAACCCTTGCGGTGGCTCCCAGATCAAAGGAATTGTGTGCTAG AGAAAAGCCACAAGTATGCCGTGTCTTTCAAGACTGCAACTTCTGAGAAAACGACTGTGTACGCTGAAGAAAACTGCTTAGATAAGGAGGACATCGTAAGACAGGCG atgCAAGTTCTTTATGGGCAGACGCTACACTCAGTGAAGTTACAGCAGTGCTC AAACGAGTACAAAGTGCGGCTAGACTTCACGGCTCCACCTGACAAGATCTGGCTGCAAAGGATTCAGGCTTGCGAAAACCCCGCGGGAGAGGATGGCTGTTTCTTCCCACCCTCTCTGTATGTCCTCAAGGACAGCATCTCCG AGGTAACAGAAGAAGACCTCTGTGACCCCTACCTCCGGGAAGTAGTGCGGACACTTGGGAATCATCACAAGTGTGAAAAGATCGGAGGAGGAGAGTACGCTCTCAAATGTTCTGAATCCCACATAGCAGTGACTTCGTACACTCAGGGAGCACTACACATTGACTTGTGCATAG AGCGGAATTGTGATGAGTACTGCAAGGGCCCGGAACGCATGTGCTTGGAAGGGAAATGCGTATGCCATTTAAATTACTTCCAGACCACGGAAGGCACCTGTGTTC CGCTCTGCTCTAAAAACCCCTGCAAGAACCGTGGCGTCTGCGAAACCAGCGAGAGGATCTCTTACTACTGCCG ATGCCAACCAAGTTTCACTGGACCGAACTGTGAAATTCAGCTTCAAGAATACATTG GTGCGCAGAGAAACGTGACTATTGTAGGCGTTCTACTCGGAGTCCTCATAGTCGTCTGCCTAGGCATTTCTGCTGCCATCATCAGGAG GATGAAAAACAAGAACACGAGCAGCGAACATCTCTAG
- the LOC144136263 gene encoding glycoprotein antigen BM86-like isoform X1 — protein MRAITAVFASCCLLTVEAQQSPGTSSGTFKAEFQGDPDVSAVAPDICSSGGNDACGSVPCELKNGNASYTCRCDKNHFFNATDKRCYHLQSCMVQKCERGRCEDQNGTSPATCRCDQFHDLTEDCKVKDSIMEQCAKNYTVAEINVDNTVSCQCPPHTKLNGSSCQPTACLNATLTCHDVCRLPEQERDERCCQKWDSKHCDKAPEKAAFCEPGFISTDPNSVKCKHICETKHANEVCQNGCNIIEMGKGAYYCKCGPGEELAPDGVNCIDRITCTEEMEKTCTEMNKSCVFENKQRICKCHRSMRAADNTCTDTCTQAKIEECTSLFGKCEIMESLEDCSCQEPLRWLPDQRNCVLEKSHKYAVSFKTATSEKTTVYAEENCLDKEDIVRQAMQVLYGQTLHSVKLQQCSNEYKVRLDFTAPPDKIWLQRIQACENPAGEDGCFFPPSLYVLKDSISEVTEEDLCDPYLREVVRTLGNHHKCEKIGGGEYALKCSESHIAVTSYTQGALHIDLCIERNCDEYCKGPERMCLEGKCVCHLNYFQTTEGTCVPLCSKNPCKNRGVCETSERISYYCRCQPSFTGPNCEIQLQEYIGAQRNVTIVGVLLGVLIVVCLGISAAIIRRMKNKNTSSEHL, from the exons GTGATCCCGATGTTTCGGCGGTGGCACCAG atatCTGTTCGTCCGGTGGAAACGATGCTTGCGGCAGTGTTCCGTGTGAACTAAAGAACGGAAACGCTTCGTACACCTGCAGATGCGATAAAAATCACTTTTTCAATGCGACTGATAAGAGGTGTTACC ACCTGCAGTCTTGCATGGTGCAGAAGTGCGAGAGGGGTCGATGTGAAGACCAAAACGGCACATCGCCCGCAACTTGCCGATGCGACCAGTTCCACGATCTCACAGAAGACTGTAAAG TGAAGGACAGCATTATGGAGCAATGTGCGAAGAATTACACTGTTGCGGAGATTAACGTGGACAACACCGTCAGCTGTCAGTGCCCACCCCACACCAAGCTGAACGGCAGCAGCTGCCAGC CCACAGCATGTCTGAACGCTACATTGACTTGCCATGACGTGTGCCGCCTGCCTGAACAGGAAAGAGACGAGCGCTGCTGCCAGAAGTGGGATTCCAAGCACTGTGACA AAGCTCCTGAAAAAGCGGCTTTCTGTGAACCAGGTTTTATCTCCACTGACCCAAACTCCGTCAAATGCAAAC ACATCTGTGAAACAAAACATGCGAACGAAGTCTGCCAGAACGGCTGCAACATTATAGAAATGGGAAAGGGTGCGTACTACTGCAAGTGTGGTCCTGGTGAAGAGTTAGCTCCCGATGGCGTCAACTGCATTG ACCGCATAACCTGCACAGAAGAAATGGAAAAAACTTGCACTGAAATGAACAAGTCGTGTGTATTTGAAAACAAGCAACGGATCTGTAAATGCCATAGAAGTATGCGTGCTGCAGATAACACTTGCACAG ACACATGCACACAAGCGAAAATTGAGGAATGCACCTCTCTTTTTGGCAAATGCGAAATCATGGAAAGCCTGGAGGATTGTTCGTGTCAAGAACCCTTGCGGTGGCTCCCAGATCAAAGGAATTGTGTGCTAG AGAAAAGCCACAAGTATGCCGTGTCTTTCAAGACTGCAACTTCTGAGAAAACGACTGTGTACGCTGAAGAAAACTGCTTAGATAAGGAGGACATCGTAAGACAGGCG atgCAAGTTCTTTATGGGCAGACGCTACACTCAGTGAAGTTACAGCAGTGCTC AAACGAGTACAAAGTGCGGCTAGACTTCACGGCTCCACCTGACAAGATCTGGCTGCAAAGGATTCAGGCTTGCGAAAACCCCGCGGGAGAGGATGGCTGTTTCTTCCCACCCTCTCTGTATGTCCTCAAGGACAGCATCTCCG AGGTAACAGAAGAAGACCTCTGTGACCCCTACCTCCGGGAAGTAGTGCGGACACTTGGGAATCATCACAAGTGTGAAAAGATCGGAGGAGGAGAGTACGCTCTCAAATGTTCTGAATCCCACATAGCAGTGACTTCGTACACTCAGGGAGCACTACACATTGACTTGTGCATAG AGCGGAATTGTGATGAGTACTGCAAGGGCCCGGAACGCATGTGCTTGGAAGGGAAATGCGTATGCCATTTAAATTACTTCCAGACCACGGAAGGCACCTGTGTTC CGCTCTGCTCTAAAAACCCCTGCAAGAACCGTGGCGTCTGCGAAACCAGCGAGAGGATCTCTTACTACTGCCG ATGCCAACCAAGTTTCACTGGACCGAACTGTGAAATTCAGCTTCAAGAATACATTG GTGCGCAGAGAAACGTGACTATTGTAGGCGTTCTACTCGGAGTCCTCATAGTCGTCTGCCTAGGCATTTCTGCTGCCATCATCAGGAG GATGAAAAACAAGAACACGAGCAGCGAACATCTCTAG
- the LOC144136263 gene encoding glycoprotein antigen BM86-like isoform X2 yields the protein MRAITAVFASCCLLTVEAQQSPGTSSGTFKAEFQDICSSGGNDACGSVPCELKNGNASYTCRCDKNHFFNATDKRCYHLQSCMVQKCERGRCEDQNGTSPATCRCDQFHDLTEDCKVKDSIMEQCAKNYTVAEINVDNTVSCQCPPHTKLNGSSCQPTACLNATLTCHDVCRLPEQERDERCCQKWDSKHCDKAPEKAAFCEPGFISTDPNSVKCKHICETKHANEVCQNGCNIIEMGKGAYYCKCGPGEELAPDGVNCIDRITCTEEMEKTCTEMNKSCVFENKQRICKCHRSMRAADNTCTDTCTQAKIEECTSLFGKCEIMESLEDCSCQEPLRWLPDQRNCVLEKSHKYAVSFKTATSEKTTVYAEENCLDKEDIVRQAMQVLYGQTLHSVKLQQCSNEYKVRLDFTAPPDKIWLQRIQACENPAGEDGCFFPPSLYVLKDSISEVTEEDLCDPYLREVVRTLGNHHKCEKIGGGEYALKCSESHIAVTSYTQGALHIDLCIERNCDEYCKGPERMCLEGKCVCHLNYFQTTEGTCVPLCSKNPCKNRGVCETSERISYYCRCQPSFTGPNCEIQLQEYIGAQRNVTIVGVLLGVLIVVCLGISAAIIRRMKNKNTSSEHL from the exons atatCTGTTCGTCCGGTGGAAACGATGCTTGCGGCAGTGTTCCGTGTGAACTAAAGAACGGAAACGCTTCGTACACCTGCAGATGCGATAAAAATCACTTTTTCAATGCGACTGATAAGAGGTGTTACC ACCTGCAGTCTTGCATGGTGCAGAAGTGCGAGAGGGGTCGATGTGAAGACCAAAACGGCACATCGCCCGCAACTTGCCGATGCGACCAGTTCCACGATCTCACAGAAGACTGTAAAG TGAAGGACAGCATTATGGAGCAATGTGCGAAGAATTACACTGTTGCGGAGATTAACGTGGACAACACCGTCAGCTGTCAGTGCCCACCCCACACCAAGCTGAACGGCAGCAGCTGCCAGC CCACAGCATGTCTGAACGCTACATTGACTTGCCATGACGTGTGCCGCCTGCCTGAACAGGAAAGAGACGAGCGCTGCTGCCAGAAGTGGGATTCCAAGCACTGTGACA AAGCTCCTGAAAAAGCGGCTTTCTGTGAACCAGGTTTTATCTCCACTGACCCAAACTCCGTCAAATGCAAAC ACATCTGTGAAACAAAACATGCGAACGAAGTCTGCCAGAACGGCTGCAACATTATAGAAATGGGAAAGGGTGCGTACTACTGCAAGTGTGGTCCTGGTGAAGAGTTAGCTCCCGATGGCGTCAACTGCATTG ACCGCATAACCTGCACAGAAGAAATGGAAAAAACTTGCACTGAAATGAACAAGTCGTGTGTATTTGAAAACAAGCAACGGATCTGTAAATGCCATAGAAGTATGCGTGCTGCAGATAACACTTGCACAG ACACATGCACACAAGCGAAAATTGAGGAATGCACCTCTCTTTTTGGCAAATGCGAAATCATGGAAAGCCTGGAGGATTGTTCGTGTCAAGAACCCTTGCGGTGGCTCCCAGATCAAAGGAATTGTGTGCTAG AGAAAAGCCACAAGTATGCCGTGTCTTTCAAGACTGCAACTTCTGAGAAAACGACTGTGTACGCTGAAGAAAACTGCTTAGATAAGGAGGACATCGTAAGACAGGCG atgCAAGTTCTTTATGGGCAGACGCTACACTCAGTGAAGTTACAGCAGTGCTC AAACGAGTACAAAGTGCGGCTAGACTTCACGGCTCCACCTGACAAGATCTGGCTGCAAAGGATTCAGGCTTGCGAAAACCCCGCGGGAGAGGATGGCTGTTTCTTCCCACCCTCTCTGTATGTCCTCAAGGACAGCATCTCCG AGGTAACAGAAGAAGACCTCTGTGACCCCTACCTCCGGGAAGTAGTGCGGACACTTGGGAATCATCACAAGTGTGAAAAGATCGGAGGAGGAGAGTACGCTCTCAAATGTTCTGAATCCCACATAGCAGTGACTTCGTACACTCAGGGAGCACTACACATTGACTTGTGCATAG AGCGGAATTGTGATGAGTACTGCAAGGGCCCGGAACGCATGTGCTTGGAAGGGAAATGCGTATGCCATTTAAATTACTTCCAGACCACGGAAGGCACCTGTGTTC CGCTCTGCTCTAAAAACCCCTGCAAGAACCGTGGCGTCTGCGAAACCAGCGAGAGGATCTCTTACTACTGCCG ATGCCAACCAAGTTTCACTGGACCGAACTGTGAAATTCAGCTTCAAGAATACATTG GTGCGCAGAGAAACGTGACTATTGTAGGCGTTCTACTCGGAGTCCTCATAGTCGTCTGCCTAGGCATTTCTGCTGCCATCATCAGGAG GATGAAAAACAAGAACACGAGCAGCGAACATCTCTAG